The Mauremys reevesii isolate NIE-2019 linkage group 1, ASM1616193v1, whole genome shotgun sequence genome has a segment encoding these proteins:
- the FAM83F gene encoding protein FAM83F: protein MADSQLMCLDDTHVNEKVTEAQARFYYSEEQRRALQALVAKGEPGYRERLQDGPLRDFLSSRELRALPDAWRRYEAHLEGAGSAGGGGVSLAYWPECSDTEVPPLDLGWTDKNFYRGISRVSLFTHPRKEENAPHLRQVIREMIQQAHRIIAVVMDLFTDRDIFQDIVDAAYKRRIPVYIILDEEGVKFFLEMCKCMNLSSFQIQNIRVRFVTGVGFYMPSGKIKGTLASRFLMVDGEQVATGSYSFTWSSSHIDRNILLLLTGQNVEMFDIEFRELYAISEEVNLYKELNIASPFHSGAGISELRSSTVSRKMINPKYGLVTRPAPGEMFWASRQRQESQGKLERNEEESESKKRLNQFLNDLITVEQVLPEILPPLENLGRVNRSPQRLLSFFHRDPKRKSKSRESIRDTKKDEEAGSSVANGESNSKQGKMNPNSSTGDKTKGSACVMS from the exons ATGGCGGACTCCCAGCTGATGTGCCTGGACGACACGCACGTGAACGAGAAGGTGACCGAGGCCCAGGCCAGGTTCTACTACAGCGAGGAGCAGCGCCGGGCGCTGCAGGCGCTGGTCGCCAAGGGCGAGCCGGGCTACCGGGAGCGGCTGCAGGACGGGCCGCTGCGGGACTTCCTCTCCAGCCGCGAGCTGCGAGCCCTGCCGGACGCCTGGCGCCGCTATGAGGCGCACCTGGAGGGCGCCGGCAGCGCCGGCGGCGGAGGCGTCTCGCTGGCCTACTGGCCGGAGTGCTCCGACACTGAGGTGCCGCCGCTGGACTTGGGCTGGACGGACAAGAACTTTTACCGGGGCATCAGCCGGGTGAGTCTCTTCACCCACCCCAGGAAGGAGGAGAACGCGCCGCACCTCAGGCAGGTCATTCGGGAGATGATCCAGCAGGCACACAGG atcattgcaGTGGTAATGGATCTGTTTACAGACCGGGACATCTTCCAGGATATTGTGGACGCAGCATACAAGCGCCGTATCCCAGTGTATATAATCCTGGATGAGGAGGGTGTGAAGTTCTTCCTGGAGATGTGCAAGTGTATGAATCTTAGTAGCTTCCAGATCCAG AACATCCGTGTACGTTTTGTGACGGGAGTTGGGTTCTATATGCCATCAGGGAAGATCAAAGGCACCTTGGCCTCCCGGTTCCTGATGGTGGATGGTGAACAAGTGGCCACTGGGTCCTACAG TTTCACTTGGAGCTCATCCCACATCGACAGAAACATCCTCCTGTTGTTGACAGGGCAGAATGTGGAGATGTTTGACATAGAGTTTCGTGAGCTCTACGCCATCTCTGAGGAAGTCAATCTCTACAAGGAGCTGAACATTGCTAGCCCTTTTCATTCAGGAGCTGGGATATCAGAGCTTCGCTCCTCCACTGTGTCTCGTAAGATGATCAACCCCAAGTATGGTCTAGTGACAAGACCTGCCCCTGGTGAAATGTTCTGGGCTTCGCGCCAGAGGCAGGAGTCACAGGGGAAACTGGAAAGGAATGAGGAGGAAAGTGAGTCAAAGAAGCGGCTGAATCAGTTTCTGAATGACTTGATCACGGTGGAGCAGGTGCTACCAGAAATTCTGCCACCTCTCGAGAACTTGGGGAGAGTGAATCGGAGTCCCCAGAGATTGCTCTCCTTTTTCCATCGGGATCCGAAACGTAAGTCCAAATCCAGGGAGTCCATTCGTGACACCAAGAAGGATGAGGAGGCTGGCAGTTCTGTTGCCAACGGGGAATCCAACTCCAAGCAGG